A segment of the Bacillus licheniformis DSM 13 = ATCC 14580 genome:
TTTGGATTATGTCGGCGGAATGCCGGGCGGAAAACAGCGGCAGGCCAATTTGCGCGCGCTTTACGACAGGGCGAGATCCTATGAAGCGACATCATTCCGCGGCTTGTTCCGCTTTTTAAGATTTATTGAGCGGATGCAGGAGCGGGGCGATGACCTCGGAACGGCAAGGGCTCTAAGCGAACAGGAAGACGTTGTTCGGCTGATGACGATCCACTCAAGCAAAGGGCTTGAATTTCCTGTCGTATTTACCGCCGGTCTCGGACGGAATTTTAATATGATGGACTTGAACAAATCTTATCTGCTGGATAAAGAGCTCGGTTTTGGAACGAAGTTTATCCATCCGAAGTGGCGGATCAGCTATCCGACGCTGCCGCTTATCGCGATGAAGAAAAAACTCCGCCGCGAGCTTTTATCAGAGGAGCTGCGCGTCTTGTATGTCGCCCTTACCCGGGCCAAGGAAAAGCTGTACCTGGTCGGGACGGCGAAGGATAAAGAAAAGCTGCTTGCCGACTGGCGGACACAAGCGGCCGGGTCCGAGTGGCTGCTCCCGGATTATGAACGGTTTCAGGCAAAATCATATCTGGATTTCATCGGACCTGCTTTGATGAGGCACAGAGATATGGATGAATCCGGGGCGCCGCCTGTGATTGATGAGATCCGCGAACATCCGGCGCGCTTTCAGGTCAGCTGGCTGTCCGCCGCGGATCTACAAGCTGAGGCTGTCGATCAGGCCGGTGAAGAAAGACACGACCGGCTCGTCCAAATTCAAATGGGCCATGCGATTGAAGGCGCCTTTGAATATGAGCAGCAAGTCAGAGAACGACTGGCATGGTCATATCCATACAAGGACGCCGCCAAAGTCAGAACAAAACAATCTGTCTCAGAAATGAAACGGCAGAAGGAATACGAGGATGAATACGGCGACCGCTCGCTTATTCGTCCATCACAGGAGGCTCTCCTGTTTAAACGGCCGTCCTTTATGATGGCAAAAGGCCTGACCGCAGCCGAACGGGGGACGGCGATGCACACCGTCATGCAGCATATTCCGCTGACCCGTACGCCTGAAAAGAATGAGCTCAGCCGCCTTCTAGACAGGCTTGTTGAGAAAGAGCTGTTAACAGAAGACCAGCGGGCAGCGATTGAAGAAGACGACATTCTTGCATTCTTTGATACGGAAATCGGACAAAAGCTTTTCGGCGCCCGCCGCGTCGAACGGGAGGTTCCCTTTAACATGACGCTGTCCGCTAAAGAGGTTTATCCGGATCTTGAGTCAGCCGATGAACCTGTTTTGATACAGGGAATTATCGACTGCCTATTCGAGACGGAGGACGGTTTTTACCTTCTAGATTACAAAACCGACCGGATACACGGAAAGTACCGGAACGGCTTCGAAGGGGCCGAGCCGATTTTAAGAAAACGTTACGAAACACAAATTCAGCTTTACGCACGAGCCGTTGAAACGATGATTAAAATGCCGCTCAAAGGGCGCGCGCTGTACTTTTTTGACGGAGGACACGTGCTCTTATTTTAATATGAAGCAGCTTCCCCCTGACGATTTCGGGGGGAGCTTTAATGAAAAGAGAGGTGAGGCGCACATGCGAATTTTACATACAGCGGACTGGCATTTGGGAAAAACGCTTGAAGGGAGAAGCCGACTGAAAGAACAGGAGGATTTTCTTGAAGAGCTCGCAAGGATCGTAAAAGATGAAAAGATCGACGCTGTTATCATGGCCGGAGACGCTTTTGACACAGTGAACCCGCCTGCACTGGCTGAACAGCTTTTTTATGAAAGCCTCTCAGCCTTGTCTGACAAAGGAAACCGTCCGGTCGTCGTGATTGCCGGCAATCATGACAATCCGGACCGCCTTTCCGCGGCCTCTCCGTTAACGACAGACCACGGCATCCACTTGATCGGGTACCCGAGGACTGCGCCGGTTGACATAGAAGTCGCTTCTAGTGGGGAGATCTTGTCAGTCGCGGCGCTCGCCTATCCTTCCGAGTCCAGACTGAATGAAGTGCTGTCGGAGACATTTGATGAAAAGCTGCTGCGCGACCAGTATGATGAGAAAATCAAGCAGACCTTTCAGCGTATGTGCAGCAAGGCGAGAAAGGACGCGGTGCAGATTGCGGCAAGCCATATCTATGTGGCCGGCGGCAGCCAGACGGATTCCGAGCGGCCGATCGAAGTCGGAGGCGCATATACGGTCGCTGCGGAAAGCCTGCCGGAAAACGCCGCATATGTGGCGCTCGGGCATCTTCATCGCCCGCAGACGATCAAAAGGGCCCGCACGCTTGCCAGATATTCAGGCTCACCGCTTGCCTACAGCTTTTCCGAAGCGGGATACGCAAAATCAGTCACCATTGTCGAAGCCGCACCCGGTCAAACGGCATCATGGGAAGAGGTCCATTTGACGAGTGGAAAACCGCTCGTCAAATGGAAGGCGGAAAAAGGGATGTCCCAAGTGTACAGCTGGCTGGAGGAAGAGCGGGATAAAAACGCGTGGATCGATCTTGAAATCCATCTGACAGACCAGCTGTCGATTGAAGAGATTCACCGATTGAGAAAAGCGCGTCAAGGCATCATCCATATACGTCCGGTTTTTGAGGAAGCCGCATCGGCTGAAGAGAAGTCCCGGTCCAGAAACGTTCCGATTGAAGAACGGTTTAAAGCGTTTTATGAAAGACAAACCGGCGGAGCGGTTCCCGATGAGGAAACCGTCAAGCTGTTTCTGGAACTCGCCTCAGGATCGGAACAGGAAGAGGGGGATGAAACATGAAGCCGATTTCTCTGTCTATTAAGGGCCTGCACAGTTTCAGGCAGGAGCAGGTGATCGATTTTGAGCGCCTGTGCGATGCCGGTGTATTCGGCATCTTCGGGCCGACCGGAAGCGGCAAGTCGTCGATTCTTGATGCGATGACTCTTGCTTTGTACGGGAAAGTGGAGCGGGCCGCCAATAATACGCACGGCATTTTGAACCATGCCGAAGATGAGCTTGCCGTATCGTTTACGTTTAAGCTGCAGACAGGCCATGAGACGGCTTATAAAGTGGAACGGGTCTTTAAGCGGACAGACGCCGTCAAGGTCAAAACGTCGATATGCCGCTTTATTGAAATGAAAGAGGAACAAATCGTCCTGGCCGATAAAGCGAATGAAGTAAACCGAAAAATCGAAGAGCTGCTGGGCTTGACGATCGACGATTTTACAAGGGCAGTCGTCCTGCCGCAAGGAAAATTCGCCGAATTTCTTTCCTTGAAAGGAGCGGAGCGAAGGCAGATGCTTCAGCGCCTGTTCAACCTTGAACAATACGGGGACAGGCTCGTCAAAAAACTAAAGAAACAGGCGCAAACAGCTCAGTCCAGAAAAAACGAGATGCTTGCCGAGCAGGCTGGATTGGGCGATGCGGGGGAAGAGGCGCTGAAGCTGGCGGAACAGCATCTCGAAGAAGCCGAAACCCTTTTGCAAAGCAAGAGGCGCGAACGAGATGCGGAAGCGCAGCGCTTTGCGGAGTACCAGGAAATTTGGAATCTGCAGCAAGAAAAAGAAAGCTATCTAAAAAAAGAGGCGGAGCTTTTAAAGAAAAAGGAACAGATCCGGGAAAAAGAAAGCCGCCTGCATCTCGCTGAAACGGCAAATACGCTCAAGCCTTATGCAGACGCCTTTCTGGCAGCGCGGGAAGATGCCGAGCGCGCACTTCGGGAAGAAAAACAAGCGCGGGAACAATTAGAACAATACGAAGAGCTTCATAAAAAAACAGAGTGCGAGTACGAGAATTTCAGGCGTCATAAAAATGAAAAAGAACCGGAGCTTCTCAAGCAAGAAGAACAGCTCACCGCTTTGAAGGAAATTGAAAACAAGCGGCTTGCCGCACAGGCAGAAGCTGAGAAAAAGCAGCGGGAACAGCGCTTGAAAGAAGAGGAAATCAAGCATGCGGCAGACGAACTGGCCAAGGTGAAAAGCCTGCTTGAACGCGGGACAGCCAAGCAAAATCAGCTGAAAGCGGAGCTGAAATCTGTCCAGGTATCCAGCGAAGAGCGCAAAAACTGCCGGAAGGCCAATCAGCTTGCTTTTCACATTCAGCAGCTTAACAGCGATGCCGCTTTAGAAAAAAAACGGCTCGATCAGCAGGAGGCGCTGATCAAAGAGCTCCGGCAAGAACAGCAAGCGGTGGATCAGAAGGTGAAGGATGAAACCGAACGCATCCAGGCATTGTTTGCCGCTGTCGAACGAGCGTATGCGCTCGTTTGCGAAACGGACAGATCGCTCTCTGAGACCGTCCGTCTCGCGACTCAAAAGAAAGAAGAGATTGTCGCAAAACGGAAACAGGCAAACCGTGATCAGCTGGCAATCGAACTGGCAAAGCAGCTCAAAGAGGGTGAGCCTTGTCCGGTCTGCGGGTCTGTACATCATGAAATGCCCGCGGGTGTCGGTACGGAAAGCCCGTCCTTTAAAGAGACGGAATCCGAACTGGAGAAAACGGAAGCCATCATCGCAGAAGCCGGCGCGCTGGCTCAGGAGTTTCTCTCAGCCAAAGTGGCGCTCGAACAGCAGTCCGGCCACCTGATGAGCGAATGCCCGTTTTTAGTCAAAAGCAAACACGAACTGCCTGAAACTGCTGCATCGCTAGAAGAAGGCACCATTCCCGAACGGTTCAGCCGCATCAGCTTTGAATGGAAAGGAATCAGACAGGATCTCGCCGAGACAAAAAGCCGGATGTCAAAGCTCCTTCACACATATAAAGAGCTCTGCAAAAAACGCGACCAAATCAGCGAACGCCTCAGCCATGAAGAAAAAGAGCAAAACAGGCTTCAAAACCGCGTCCGCGAATTGAATGACGAGTTAAATGAACGCCAAAAAAGCTTCGGCGAACAATTCGGCGGCCTCTCTTATGAACAGGCTGAAAAATGGCAAAAAACGATTGAAGAAAAAGATCTGGCCGCAGAGGAATTCGAAAAGCGAATCGAAACGAGCGTCGAATTTCTCACGGAACATGAACAGCAAAAAGAGAAGCTCACCGAGCGCTTGTTTGCGCTTGATAAAGAAAAGCTTGACCTTCATTATGCGGTCGAAAGCCTCAAAAAAGACATAAACGATTATCAAAAAGAGCTGACGGGCTATCCCGATACAGCTGCGATCGACGAAAAGCTTCAAGACGTGAAAACGCAGTTGGCCAAGCTGCATGAGCAGGAACAGACGCTTTACGGACGGCTCAAGGAGACCGAATCCGAAGTCAGCCGTTTAAGAGGACAGACTAAAGGGTGTGAGCTCGCTTTGCGCGAAGCGGAAGCAAGGCTTGCGAAAGCGGCGGACATCTGGCAGGAAAAAGCCGGAGGCACACCGTTCGAAAAGGCCTCTGAAGTGAAAGCGAGCATTTTGGACCGCGATGAGCTTTCCCGGCTGAAAGAAGACATTCAACTGTATTGGGATCACACAAAGCAGTGCGAGTCCAATATCAAGCGAATTACGGAAAAGCTTGACGGCAGATCTGTTTCTGAAGAGAATTGGGAAAAAGCCGCAGTCACGAAGGACCAGGCGGAGGAGGCATTCAGCAAAGCTCTAGAGGAAAGGGGAGCGGCCGGCAAAGCTCTCGCCGTCATCCGCGAGAACCATAAAAGGTTTAAGGAGCTTGAAACATCGTTGGCTGAATGGCAGACATACATCGACCGCCTTGATAAGCTCCAAGCCGTCTTTAAAGGAAACAGCTTTGTTGAATACTTGGCAGAAGAGCAGCTTGAAAGCGTCACAAGAGACGCATCTGCAAGACTCGGAGAACTGACAAGGCAGCGGTATGCAATTGAAGTCGACTCAGAAGGCGGCTTTGTGATGAGGGACGATGCCAACGGCGGAGTCAAGCGCCCTGTTACGAGTCTGTCAGGCGGGGAGACATTTCTGACTTCGCTTGCGCTGGCGCTTGCACTCTCGGCGCAGATTCAGCTTCGCGGAGAGTATCCGCTCCAATTCTTCTTTTTGGACGAAGGATTTGGCACGCTGGATCAGGATTTGCTGGATACGGTCGTGACTGCGTTGGAGAAGCTTCAGTCTGACAATCTGTCGGTCGGTGTGATCAGCCATGTTCAGGAACTTCGGGCAAGGCTGCCGAAAAAGCTGATTGTGCATCCGGCTGAACCAAGCGGCAAAGGTACAGCCGTATCGCTTGAAATGATTTAATCTTATAACCAAAAAGCAGCCTGCTTCTAAGGAAGAGGCTGCTTTATGCATTTCCGACAACATTCTGGTCGCTTACATCCGGGTCTATATAATTTGTCGCGTTTATACCATTATTGACGATAAGGAAATCTCCAGTGTTACCAGCACCAGAACCGAGCGCAGACTTTGAAGTGCTTTTTGGAGATAGATAAAAAGAATCGCCGAAATTCACTACTCCTCCTGAGATTTCATTGATTTTAATGGGTCCGACAATGGCTGGCATGATTGATCGACATCCTTTGTAGAAGTCTCTGAACCAGTATATGTCGGCCGGGCTGCTATTGTGAGTTCCTTGCGGGAGGAAGCTTTCTGATATGTTTGACTCTCGAGTCGGCATTGATGCGGCGCGTTGAGCCGACCTGAGCAACGGAGGATGATGATACACCGTTGATTTTAATCGCCCTTACACGGATGAAGGGGATCTCATGGAAAAAAGCCGAGCATACGCCGGTTTCTGGGAGAAGTTGCGGGATCGGCTGCCTGAAAAGCTGAAAATCATCCTGTTTAAATGACCCTTCATTTCCGTAAAAAAGAGAAAGGTATCTTTGAACGGCGAGAACTTTTGACTTGAGAAACTGCTCTTCCGTGTCTCCGATTTGCAGCGTGCTGCTTATTCCGACAGAGTGTACTTTTAAAAACTTCACTTTGGACGTTCTGAGAATCATGATTCCGGCGCCAGCGGGACAAACGGCCCGACAATGAGAGATTCAGGCGGTGTATCAAAAATCGATGACAGAGAAATGCAATCCGTATCACCGACCAGAAAAACAGAAGAAGTGGACACACCGGTGATCACAATATTGCCTACATCAAAACAGCGGTTCACAACGGTAAAATTCATTCGTTTTCATTTCCTTTCATTTCGTCAGGTATTGATTTGAGAAAGTGCTCGATTGCCCGTGCGATATCTCGTTTGACATAGTCGGCCAGCCGTTCTGCATGCTCGCGGGGCTGGATGTTTCCGTCAGGCTTTACATGTTTGACGTAGTAGCGGATACGGCTGTCGATTTGCTTTCTGATGTCTTCGATAATGTGGTGGCGGTTTGTATCGTCCAGTTTGCTGTCATACCGGTCTTCAAGCTGTTCCAGCAAACGAGGGGTCTCTTCGTTTAAATAGGCATCGACAAGCTGTCTCGTTTGCTGCATCAGCTGGCTGTCAAGCTCCTGCTGAAGCATTCCGATACCCGGCGGCTGTTGGCTGATTTCAAAGTTTTCGACATTATCCGGGTCCGCAGGATTGAGTCCGATATTTAGCGTTCCGTCCAAGCGTTCAATTTTTAGTTGATCAAATTTGTATTCGATCCGGTCGATCCGGGTGCCGGGATTTTCTTTCAGCTGGTTCAACTCCGAATGCAATACGGCAATCTGACTTTCGAGCCTCTGGATTTGCGCAGCCTGCTGCTGCAAATACACATACCAGTTCTGTGGATTGCTTTGTTTCATGAGATTACACCCCCGTATATCTATGGTACTGTAACAGAAGGAGCGTGAAGAGGAACGAGAGTCGGTTGAGTCCCATCTCCAAAAGCGTCGTCAAAGACTTCGCCGGTTACCGGAGGTGCGGGTTCTGTGTAGCTTCCGGTATTGTACAGGTTGGCAAGTGTTTTGATTGAACCGGCGCTTCCAATCTGCAATACGGAAGAGTTGCTGATTCCTTCAACTCTTAAATAATTGATTTGTATTGTTTGATTGATATAAAAGTTCATGCCTTCACTCCCTACAGGTTGCCTGCGACCGGCTGATCGATTACATCGTTGTCATATGTGTTGGTGATGCTGTTCTGGTTGTATACTCTGAGTCCGTCTCCGGTATTGAAGCTGCCGGCACCCGCAAATGTTTTAACTTCTGCATAAGGAGAAATCGTGATGCAGTCTCCGACATGAACAACGCCGCTCGTACCGACGGCATTTACTTTAAAAGCTCCGACAATAGCTGGCATGATGGCACACCCTTTAATTGATCAAACATTTTTTTATGGGCTATACACCATATCCTATGTTGATTAGGCGCTTTTGTGATTAAAAATGAGGTTCTTCCGTGAGTGCAGATCACATACTGGTGAAACTAATAAGATGAGAAAACGTATGAAGAAGGAAAACGTGCGATAAGGGGAGAGACGTATGTATTTTCAATTGAATCCGATATCAATCGCTGCAGCCCTGCTGTTCTTTGCGGCCGCATATGCAGTCGGAATAAAAAAGCAAACCTGGATATTGCGGGGGTTTCGCCGGGAAAGGGTAAGGGATCAGGTTAAGCTGGCGAAAATCGCTGGGTATTTCTTTTTGAACAGCGGATTTTTGTTATTTTTAAATGGGGTTGTTTACATCCCGTATCAAGAGTCTTTTACACCTTCAGCCATTCTTGCCTACGGTATTTGCACGATGATTTATGTTCAAAAAACAATGGCCGAATAGCCCAAGCTGCGACCCGAAATCAACGGATGATGAAATGGAGGAGGAAGGAGGCCGGCATCAGGCGCAGCTTGCAGTCGGAGGTCATGACGTGTGGCGGCCTTTTCTTTCTTCCGCATGCACGCAGTTATCATCCTTTTGCATTCTTTGATTCAGCAAGTTGTCCAATTCCTGACTGCATCGAATGGCCTCTTTGGAGTTGATGCCGAACTTTTCGGCAGCTTCAAATAAGGCCAGTCTTTTTGCTTCAATTTTATTGTTCATCATGGCAGTCTCCAACTTTCGATTTGTATTTTGAGTCGGTAATTTCAGGTATTCAGCGCATTGATGTCCTTGATATTGCTAGTATACCTTATTTTGTGTAAAAGGGATTTTTTTCGCCAATATGACAAAAAATGTGACATTTTTTTCGGAGGACAGCGACAGTCTATTATCGGGAAAGCTCGAAAAGCAGGAACCGCTTCCTCTGATCGATGAAATGAAAAATTTGTTTTTGCTCATCTTCGAGCCGGCTGTATGTGACGGTTGTATAAGGATCATGTTCAAGAAAAGGCGCGATTGTCTCGTGCCAGTTTACCGCATACCGCGAAAGCCGGCTGATTGTAAATTGGCGGTGCAAGACATTTTTCATTAAATTAAAGTATTGGGATTGAAAAGCCGGGATGTCGAGCAGCCTTGCAGACAGCGTATTATAGCCTTTCGCCGGAATCCGGTTGTGCTCCATTTCTTCCCCGTGAATATTCCGTCCCCATGTCGCGTCATAATCCCATGGAATGATTTGAAACGTTTTTGTGCGACCGTTTAAATAAAGCGCGTAATTATGGACAAAGCCGTCGAAATTTTGGGTGCAGACGGCGCCGATGAGCCACAGCAAATATTGTTTGACATCGAGATAGCGTTTGATTTCTTTTTCAAATATGTCGTCTTTGGCGGTATTGATAAAGTAGATAAACTCATGGAGGTAGTCATCGTGGCGGCTTGAACCCGTTTTTCTTTCGTATCCCTGCATGAGATTTTGCTTAGCCTTTTTATTGAAGGAACTCAGCAGAGAAAAATTAGCATCGTCATCAACGGCATAATAAATGGCCCCCCTTTCTAAATTTCTCCTCTTTAAGAAATGATCGTCAACAGATTCGATTTTTAAATAGATGCCTTCTTTTTTTTCATTGATATAAAGGAAAACGTGTGATGCTGCTGGCGCAAGGACGCCGATTTGTTCAAAAAAATGAAAGGAAAGCCTGTTTCTGATGAAAGACGGATCATGATATTCCGCGTTCAAATGAAACGCAGCCTTTTCTTTATTGTCCGGATATTGAATGAAATAGGATTTTTTCGTCAGTTTGCGGGTGTGGGCCCCTCTGTATGACACTGCGACAGGCGTCTTTGCTGAACCGGTCAAGAGCATGCCGGGAACGGCTTCATCACTCCAGACGTCTTTTTTCAACTCAAGCAGATGCTTCGGATGAATGTGCAGCCTAAAGGCCGGCAAGGCAGTGGCACTCATCATCATTTCCTCCTTTTTCAGCTGACATATCATATGTGAAAAAAACCTGTCCCGGAAGCAGACCGCCTAAGTTTGAACAAAAACAGTCATTTGCCTCAGTACACTT
Coding sequences within it:
- a CDS encoding spore germination protein; the encoded protein is MPAIVGAFKVNAVGTSGVVHVGDCITISPYAEVKTFAGAGSFNTGDGLRVYNQNSITNTYDNDVIDQPVAGNL
- a CDS encoding spore germination protein GerPE, with the translated sequence MILRTSKVKFLKVHSVGISSTLQIGDTEEQFLKSKVLAVQRYLSLFYGNEGSFKQDDFQLFRQPIPQLLPETGVCSAFFHEIPFIRVRAIKINGVSSSSVAQVGSTRRINADSRVKHIRKLPPARNSQ
- a CDS encoding spore germination protein GerPC; this encodes MKQSNPQNWYVYLQQQAAQIQRLESQIAVLHSELNQLKENPGTRIDRIEYKFDQLKIERLDGTLNIGLNPADPDNVENFEISQQPPGIGMLQQELDSQLMQQTRQLVDAYLNEETPRLLEQLEDRYDSKLDDTNRHHIIEDIRKQIDSRIRYYVKHVKPDGNIQPREHAERLADYVKRDIARAIEHFLKSIPDEMKGNENE
- the sbcD gene encoding exonuclease subunit SbcD, producing the protein MRILHTADWHLGKTLEGRSRLKEQEDFLEELARIVKDEKIDAVIMAGDAFDTVNPPALAEQLFYESLSALSDKGNRPVVVIAGNHDNPDRLSAASPLTTDHGIHLIGYPRTAPVDIEVASSGEILSVAALAYPSESRLNEVLSETFDEKLLRDQYDEKIKQTFQRMCSKARKDAVQIAASHIYVAGGSQTDSERPIEVGGAYTVAAESLPENAAYVALGHLHRPQTIKRARTLARYSGSPLAYSFSEAGYAKSVTIVEAAPGQTASWEEVHLTSGKPLVKWKAEKGMSQVYSWLEEERDKNAWIDLEIHLTDQLSIEEIHRLRKARQGIIHIRPVFEEAASAEEKSRSRNVPIEERFKAFYERQTGGAVPDEETVKLFLELASGSEQEEGDET
- a CDS encoding germination protein GerPD, yielding MNFTVVNRCFDVGNIVITGVSTSSVFLVGDTDCISLSSIFDTPPESLIVGPFVPLAPES
- a CDS encoding spore germination protein GerPB, whose protein sequence is MNFYINQTIQINYLRVEGISNSSVLQIGSAGSIKTLANLYNTGSYTEPAPPVTGEVFDDAFGDGTQPTLVPLHAPSVTVP
- a CDS encoding spore germination protein translates to MPAIVGPIKINEISGGVVNFGDSFYLSPKSTSKSALGSGAGNTGDFLIVNNGINATNYIDPDVSDQNVVGNA
- a CDS encoding DUF3784 domain-containing protein; translated protein: MYFQLNPISIAAALLFFAAAYAVGIKKQTWILRGFRRERVRDQVKLAKIAGYFFLNSGFLLFLNGVVYIPYQESFTPSAILAYGICTMIYVQKTMAE
- the sbcC gene encoding exonuclease subunit SbcC, which translates into the protein MKPISLSIKGLHSFRQEQVIDFERLCDAGVFGIFGPTGSGKSSILDAMTLALYGKVERAANNTHGILNHAEDELAVSFTFKLQTGHETAYKVERVFKRTDAVKVKTSICRFIEMKEEQIVLADKANEVNRKIEELLGLTIDDFTRAVVLPQGKFAEFLSLKGAERRQMLQRLFNLEQYGDRLVKKLKKQAQTAQSRKNEMLAEQAGLGDAGEEALKLAEQHLEEAETLLQSKRRERDAEAQRFAEYQEIWNLQQEKESYLKKEAELLKKKEQIREKESRLHLAETANTLKPYADAFLAAREDAERALREEKQAREQLEQYEELHKKTECEYENFRRHKNEKEPELLKQEEQLTALKEIENKRLAAQAEAEKKQREQRLKEEEIKHAADELAKVKSLLERGTAKQNQLKAELKSVQVSSEERKNCRKANQLAFHIQQLNSDAALEKKRLDQQEALIKELRQEQQAVDQKVKDETERIQALFAAVERAYALVCETDRSLSETVRLATQKKEEIVAKRKQANRDQLAIELAKQLKEGEPCPVCGSVHHEMPAGVGTESPSFKETESELEKTEAIIAEAGALAQEFLSAKVALEQQSGHLMSECPFLVKSKHELPETAASLEEGTIPERFSRISFEWKGIRQDLAETKSRMSKLLHTYKELCKKRDQISERLSHEEKEQNRLQNRVRELNDELNERQKSFGEQFGGLSYEQAEKWQKTIEEKDLAAEEFEKRIETSVEFLTEHEQQKEKLTERLFALDKEKLDLHYAVESLKKDINDYQKELTGYPDTAAIDEKLQDVKTQLAKLHEQEQTLYGRLKETESEVSRLRGQTKGCELALREAEARLAKAADIWQEKAGGTPFEKASEVKASILDRDELSRLKEDIQLYWDHTKQCESNIKRITEKLDGRSVSEENWEKAAVTKDQAEEAFSKALEERGAAGKALAVIRENHKRFKELETSLAEWQTYIDRLDKLQAVFKGNSFVEYLAEEQLESVTRDASARLGELTRQRYAIEVDSEGGFVMRDDANGGVKRPVTSLSGGETFLTSLALALALSAQIQLRGEYPLQFFFLDEGFGTLDQDLLDTVVTALEKLQSDNLSVGVISHVQELRARLPKKLIVHPAEPSGKGTAVSLEMI
- a CDS encoding aspartyl-phosphate phosphatase Spo0E family protein — translated: MNNKIEAKRLALFEAAEKFGINSKEAIRCSQELDNLLNQRMQKDDNCVHAEERKGRHTS
- a CDS encoding CotH kinase family protein, with amino-acid sequence MSATALPAFRLHIHPKHLLELKKDVWSDEAVPGMLLTGSAKTPVAVSYRGAHTRKLTKKSYFIQYPDNKEKAAFHLNAEYHDPSFIRNRLSFHFFEQIGVLAPAASHVFLYINEKKEGIYLKIESVDDHFLKRRNLERGAIYYAVDDDANFSLLSSFNKKAKQNLMQGYERKTGSSRHDDYLHEFIYFINTAKDDIFEKEIKRYLDVKQYLLWLIGAVCTQNFDGFVHNYALYLNGRTKTFQIIPWDYDATWGRNIHGEEMEHNRIPAKGYNTLSARLLDIPAFQSQYFNLMKNVLHRQFTISRLSRYAVNWHETIAPFLEHDPYTTVTYSRLEDEQKQIFHFIDQRKRFLLFELSR